A single genomic interval of Musa acuminata AAA Group cultivar baxijiao chromosome BXJ3-4, Cavendish_Baxijiao_AAA, whole genome shotgun sequence harbors:
- the LOC103982736 gene encoding transcription factor LAF1 translates to MGRKTWEKPKTKHRKGLWSPDEDQRLREHILEHGHGYWSSVPAKAGLHRSGKSCRLRWINYLRPGLKLGVFSQEEEETVMKLHAILGNKWSQIAMHLPGRTDNEVKNQWNTYLKKKVAKADGSSSHASMSKSLDSDIQFLKPKQLSGDNNSQISLSESFSVSQCQSTVAREKLLPPFPKVLFADWLPLFNDSDQSSSSVGGGRNFEHDSTSNSDVLSSEFLQFGMVSTGYFSHEFEETSIRGGFQQQFEPVEQIPEVSFHDPLSFSETYTDLELNYDMFTDL, encoded by the exons ATGGGGCGCAAGACATGGGAGAAGCCGAAGACGAAGCATAGGAAAGGGTTGTGGTCGCCGGATGAGGACCAGAGGCTGAGGGAGCACATCCTTGAGCATGGCCATGGCTACTGGAGTTCAGTTCCTGCTAAAGCTG GCTTGCATCGAAGTGGAAAGAGCTGCAGGTTGAGGTGGATCAATTACCTGAGACCAGGACTCAAGCTGGGTGTTTTCTCTCAAGAGGAAGAGGAAACAGTGATGAAACTTCATGCCATTTTGGGCAACAA GTGGTCTCAGATAGCAATGCATCTACCAGGAAGAACTGACAATGAAGTGAAGAACCAGTGGAACACCTACCTCAAGAAGAAGGTGGCAAAGGCTGATGGATCATCTTCTCATGCCTCCATGAGCAAATCTCTGGACTCAGACATCCAGTTCTTGAAACCGAAACAATTATCGGGTGACAATAATAGCCAAATCTCACTCTCAGAATCATTTTCTGTGAGTCAATGCCAATCAACAGTGGCCAGAGAGAAACTTCTACCTCCTTTTCCCAAAGTTCTATTTGCAGACTGGCTACCATTGTTCAATGACAGTGACCAGAGCTCATCATCTGTGGGCGGTGGGAGAAATTTCGAACATGATTCTACCTCAAATTCTGATGTCCTTAGTTCTGAATTTTTGCAATTTGGAATGGTATCTACTGGGTATTTTTCTCATGAATTTGAAGAAACAAGCATCCGTGGAGGATTTCAGCAGCAGTTTGAGCCTGTAGAACAGATTCCAGAAGTCAGTTTCCATGATCCCTTATCCTTCAGTGAAACTTACACTGATCTTGAGCTGAACTATGACATGTTTACTGACCTATGA
- the LOC135635735 gene encoding remorin-like: MAEEKLEAVKDVEEEKTAIVPASEKKPDDFKALAIVEQVEDPEKSSGDSDDRDAVLARIVAEKRLSLIKAWEENEKFKAENKALKKISSINAWENSKKAEVEAELKKKEEELEKKKAEYAEEVKNKIALIHKEAEGKRAVAESRRGEEVLKTEKKAAKYRATELVPVLQRRLFDFFQA; encoded by the exons ATGGCGGAAGAGAAGCTGGAGGCGGTGAAGGAcgtggaggaggagaagacgGCCATCGTGCCGGCGTCGGAGAAGAAGCCTGACGACTTCAAGGCTCTCGCCATCGTAGAGC AGGTTGAGGATCCTGAGAAAAGCTCTGGGGATTCAGATGACAGAG ATGCTGTTCTTGCAAGGATTGTAGCAGAGAAGAGATTGTCATTGATTAAGGCATGGGAAGAAAATGAAAAGTTTAAAGCAGAAAACAA GGCACTCAAGAAAATATCATCTATTAATGCATGGGAGAACTCAAAGAAGGCAGAGGTGGAAGCTGAGCTGAAAAAGAAAGAG GAAGAACTCGAGAAAAAGAAAGCAGAGTATGCAGAGGAAGTGAAGAATAAAATTGCATTGATTCACAAGGAAGCAGAAGGGAAGAGAGCAGTTGCTGAGTCTAGGCGTGGTGAAGAGGTCCTCAAGACTGAGAAAAAGGCTGCAAAATATCGTGCCACCGAGCTTGTTCCAGTTCTCCAAAGAAGGCTTTTTGATTTTTTCCAGGCCTAA